One window of the Clostridium sp. MB40-C1 genome contains the following:
- the hisF gene encoding imidazole glycerol phosphate synthase subunit HisF, protein MITKRIIPCLDVNMGKVVKGVNFINLRDVGDPVEIAEFYNNEGADELVFLDITATYEERKTMIEVVRKTSEKVFIPLTVGGGIKSLEDFRDILRAGADKVSINSAAIKDPELIKRASQKFGRQCVVVAIDGKKRQDDFGWNVYINGGRTDTGIDVLVWAKKVEELGAGEILLTSMDADGTKGGYDVNFTEAVCKTVNIPVIASGGCGKIEDFEEIFKKSSADAALAASIFHFKELNIKEVKDYLKNKGVLIRN, encoded by the coding sequence GTGATTACTAAAAGAATAATTCCGTGTTTAGACGTAAATATGGGGAAAGTAGTTAAGGGGGTTAATTTTATTAATTTAAGGGATGTTGGAGATCCTGTAGAAATAGCTGAGTTTTATAATAATGAAGGAGCGGATGAATTAGTATTTTTAGATATTACAGCTACCTATGAAGAAAGGAAAACCATGATAGAGGTTGTTAGAAAAACGTCAGAAAAAGTTTTTATACCTCTTACTGTAGGAGGAGGAATTAAGAGCTTAGAGGACTTTAGAGACATATTAAGAGCTGGTGCAGACAAAGTATCAATTAATTCGGCAGCAATTAAAGATCCTGAACTCATAAAAAGAGCTTCACAAAAATTTGGAAGGCAGTGTGTAGTAGTTGCAATAGATGGAAAGAAAAGACAAGATGATTTTGGATGGAATGTTTATATAAATGGAGGGAGAACAGATACTGGAATTGACGTACTTGTATGGGCTAAAAAGGTAGAAGAATTAGGAGCTGGAGAAATCCTTTTAACTAGTATGGATGCAGATGGAACAAAAGGGGGGTATGATGTGAATTTTACAGAGGCTGTGTGTAAAACTGTGAATATTCCTGTAATTGCATCAGGAGGTTGTGGAAAAATAGAGGATTTTGAAGAAATATTTAAAAAAAGTTCAGCAGATGCTGCTCTTGCGGCGAGTATTTTCCATTTTAAGGAGCTTAATATAAAGGAAGTTAAGGACTATCTTAAAAATAAAGGAGTGCTAATTAGAAATTAA
- the hisH gene encoding imidazole glycerol phosphate synthase subunit HisH, translating into MIAIVDYGMGNLKSVQNALNAVDIQSIVTSNSEIILNCKGIILPGVGAFPDAINYIKQLKLDKTLKQAVDKDIPLLGICLGMQLLFEESEEVRLSKGLGFLKGRIEEIKGNVKVPHMGWNSLNIEKESNLLKGIKEGDYVYFVHSYYAVVEEDGILNSYVDYEVKVPGVVSKENIYGIQFHPEKSGDVGLKILKNFGEMIK; encoded by the coding sequence GTGATTGCAATTGTTGATTATGGAATGGGAAATTTAAAAAGTGTTCAAAATGCATTAAATGCGGTAGATATACAGTCTATTGTAACTTCTAATAGTGAGATTATATTAAATTGCAAGGGAATCATTCTTCCAGGGGTAGGGGCTTTCCCAGATGCTATTAATTATATAAAACAATTAAAATTGGATAAAACATTAAAGCAAGCAGTAGATAAAGATATACCTTTACTTGGAATTTGTCTTGGAATGCAACTTTTGTTTGAAGAAAGTGAGGAGGTTAGGTTAAGTAAAGGACTTGGATTTTTAAAAGGAAGAATAGAAGAAATTAAAGGTAATGTGAAAGTACCTCATATGGGATGGAATAGTTTAAATATAGAAAAAGAATCTAATTTATTAAAAGGGATAAAAGAAGGGGATTATGTGTATTTTGTGCATTCTTACTATGCAGTAGTTGAAGAAGATGGGATATTAAATAGTTATGTGGATTATGAAGTTAAAGTTCCAGGAGTAGTGAGCAAAGAAAACATTTATGGGATTCAATTTCACCCAGAAAAAAGTGGGGATGTAGGATTAAAAATACTGAAGAATTTCGGGGAGATGATAAAGTGA
- the cls gene encoding cardiolipin synthase — protein sequence MELILNTFEVISFINIPLALAVIFLERKNASATWAWLMVLVLIPGIGFILYLLLGQNLSKQKIFNLKAEEDRFHKDLFLQGKQLSENHMNFHDKEMANYKDMMYMHLNNSQAVFTQDNDVKIYTDGNDLFDSMIDSINNAKDHIHMVYYILKNDNLGNRILDALTKKASEGVEVRFLYDEMGCRKLPKTFFNKLKRSGGKVAVFFPSIVPHINIRLNFRNHRKITVVDGKEAFIGGFNIGDEYLGKNKTFGYWRDTHLKIIGTAVDSLQQRFLLDWRHASNEKITFDKKYFPAKQANKGIGIQIVSSGPDSEWEQIKNGYLKMIQSAKKNVCIHSPYLVPDESITEALKIASLSGVTVKVMIPSKPDHPFVYWASLSYVGELLKAGVKCYTYNKGFLHSKMVVIDGRVASVGTANMDMRSFKLNFEVNAFLYDSKTAESLEEIFEKDILECTEITEKSYENRSLIIKFKESISRLLSPVL from the coding sequence ATGGAACTTATTCTTAATACCTTTGAAGTAATATCTTTCATCAATATTCCACTTGCTCTAGCTGTAATATTTTTAGAAAGAAAAAATGCTTCTGCAACTTGGGCATGGTTAATGGTTTTAGTGTTAATCCCAGGTATTGGTTTTATATTATACTTGCTCCTAGGTCAAAATCTTAGCAAACAAAAAATCTTTAATTTAAAGGCTGAAGAAGATAGATTTCATAAAGACTTATTTCTTCAAGGGAAACAACTTTCAGAAAATCACATGAATTTTCACGATAAAGAAATGGCAAATTACAAAGATATGATGTATATGCATCTTAATAACAGCCAAGCAGTTTTTACTCAAGACAATGATGTTAAAATATATACTGATGGAAATGACTTATTTGATTCCATGATTGATTCTATAAATAATGCTAAAGATCATATTCACATGGTATACTATATTCTTAAAAACGATAACCTTGGAAATAGAATACTAGATGCACTTACTAAAAAAGCCTCTGAAGGAGTAGAGGTAAGGTTCTTATATGATGAAATGGGATGTAGAAAGTTACCTAAAACTTTTTTTAATAAATTAAAACGATCAGGAGGTAAAGTAGCCGTATTCTTTCCTTCTATAGTTCCTCATATAAATATAAGATTAAACTTTAGAAACCATAGGAAAATAACAGTAGTTGACGGTAAAGAAGCTTTTATCGGTGGTTTTAACATTGGAGATGAATACCTTGGTAAAAATAAAACGTTTGGTTACTGGAGAGATACTCATTTGAAAATTATAGGAACTGCTGTTGACTCTCTTCAACAAAGATTTTTACTAGATTGGCGTCATGCCTCTAACGAAAAAATAACTTTTGATAAAAAATATTTTCCAGCTAAACAAGCTAACAAAGGAATCGGTATTCAGATTGTATCTAGCGGTCCCGACTCAGAATGGGAACAAATTAAAAATGGATATTTAAAAATGATTCAATCAGCTAAAAAAAATGTTTGCATCCATAGTCCATATTTAGTTCCTGATGAAAGTATAACTGAAGCACTAAAAATAGCATCTTTATCAGGAGTAACTGTGAAAGTCATGATACCAAGTAAACCAGATCATCCATTTGTATATTGGGCCTCATTATCTTATGTAGGAGAATTATTAAAAGCTGGAGTTAAATGCTATACTTATAATAAAGGATTTCTCCACAGTAAAATGGTAGTGATTGATGGAAGAGTAGCGTCTGTTGGAACAGCTAATATGGATATGAGAAGCTTTAAGTTAAACTTTGAAGTAAATGCCTTTTTATATGATAGTAAAACAGCTGAATCTCTTGAAGAAATATTTGAAAAAGATATTTTGGAATGTACTGAAATAACTGAAAAATCCTATGAAAATAGATCTTTAATAATAAAATTTAAAGAGTCTATTTCTAGACTCCTTTCTCCAGTATTATAA
- a CDS encoding carbonic anhydrase, producing MKDKFATTINCMDGRVQLPVIEYIKREHGVQYIDMITEAGPNKILAENKDTDTIESIKKRVEVSIDKHDSNLITIVGHYDCAGNPVDETQHIKDIKESVKNIKKWNLNIQVIGIYVDDKWKVNKVC from the coding sequence ATGAAGGACAAATTTGCCACGACGATTAATTGTATGGATGGTAGAGTACAACTTCCTGTTATTGAGTATATTAAAAGGGAGCATGGTGTACAATATATTGATATGATAACCGAAGCTGGACCTAATAAGATATTAGCTGAAAATAAAGATACAGATACTATTGAATCTATAAAAAAACGAGTTGAAGTTTCTATAGATAAGCATGATTCAAACTTAATTACTATAGTAGGACACTATGATTGTGCGGGAAATCCAGTGGATGAAACTCAACATATAAAGGATATAAAAGAGTCGGTAAAAAATATAAAAAAATGGAATTTAAATATACAAGTTATAGGGATATATGTTGATGATAAATGGAAGGTCAATAAGGTTTGTTAA
- the hisC gene encoding histidinol-phosphate transaminase, which yields MIEKFFREDIKDFEPYEAEKEDFRIRLDANESFIGLGKNLKDKILDAVINVEFNRYPDPQSSRLCSLYGKYCNINEKYIMAGNGSDEIIQIITNAFLDKGDKLAILDPDFSMYKAYTRVRGGKIISISLDKDFKIDVDFLIERINCENPKIFMFSNPNNPTGGIIPKEDIIRIVEKCNCIVVVDEAYVEFYGDSVIDQIKNYTNLIVLRTCSKALGSAILRLGFAITNQLILKELKKVKPPFNVNGISQVVGEVILKDIGYINGAVKEIVKQRDYLYEELSKINKIEVYKTNANFVLFKSINSKKINQRLEHNGIKVRSFKNEVLQDYLRITAGNEIENEEVLKIIKEIF from the coding sequence ATGATTGAAAAATTTTTTAGAGAAGATATAAAAGATTTTGAGCCTTATGAAGCTGAAAAAGAAGACTTTAGAATAAGATTAGATGCAAATGAAAGTTTTATAGGCTTAGGTAAGAATTTAAAAGACAAGATACTAGATGCAGTAATAAATGTAGAGTTTAATAGATATCCTGACCCACAATCAAGCAGGTTATGTAGTTTATATGGTAAGTATTGTAATATAAATGAAAAATACATTATGGCAGGGAATGGTTCAGATGAAATTATACAAATAATAACGAATGCCTTTTTAGACAAGGGGGATAAACTTGCTATATTAGATCCAGATTTCTCTATGTATAAAGCATATACTCGAGTAAGAGGAGGAAAGATAATATCTATTTCATTAGACAAAGATTTTAAGATAGATGTAGATTTTCTAATAGAAAGAATTAATTGCGAAAATCCAAAGATATTTATGTTTTCAAATCCTAATAATCCTACAGGTGGAATAATACCTAAGGAGGATATTATAAGGATAGTAGAAAAATGTAATTGCATTGTTGTAGTGGATGAAGCATATGTAGAATTTTATGGAGATTCTGTTATAGATCAAATAAAGAATTATACAAATTTAATAGTATTAAGAACGTGTTCTAAGGCTTTAGGAAGTGCTATTTTAAGGTTAGGATTTGCCATAACGAATCAATTAATTTTAAAGGAATTAAAAAAAGTTAAGCCTCCTTTTAATGTAAATGGTATAAGTCAAGTTGTAGGAGAAGTTATTTTAAAAGATATAGGATATATAAATGGAGCAGTTAAGGAAATTGTTAAGCAAAGAGATTATCTATATGAAGAGCTTAGTAAAATTAATAAAATAGAAGTATATAAAACTAATGCTAATTTTGTTCTATTCAAAAGTATAAATAGTAAAAAAATAAATCAAAGGCTAGAACACAACGGAATAAAAGTTAGAAGTTTTAAAAATGAAGTATTACAAGATTATTTAAGGATAACGGCAGGCAATGAAATTGAAAATGAAGAAGTTTTAAAGATTATAAAAGAAATATTTTAA
- a CDS encoding ATP phosphoribosyltransferase regulatory subunit, with translation MNKWKKYIPDGMKDILFDECRKKIFIQDNLRQTYKVSGFSQVNSPTLEFYDVFNFTNQPILQENMYKLFDSSGRILVLRPDMTTPIARIISTKVKDKEYPLKLCYTANVFRTNESLDGKLSEITQSGIEIIGSSNIRADAEVIITAIRSLKNLGVKNFKIDIGQSGFFKALIEDINMQGEDIEKLRKLIENKNYVSLRNFLKEKENYIDEESAYILFQLPQLFGDISVLDKAKNITKNSKALKAVNNIYDIYSVIREIGLENYISIDFGMIQNMNYYTGIIFRAYVEEIGECILSGGRYDNLTEEFGVNIPAIGFAINVDNILEVIKRQNLFSDSVCKKILIHCNSKYFKEAYRILDTIQDKDIICELSLYEDKKNSLNYAKNNETDTLISIEGNENINIINTHTEKYITVKLNKFINMFKEILELG, from the coding sequence ATGAATAAATGGAAAAAATATATACCCGATGGTATGAAGGATATCTTATTTGACGAATGCAGAAAAAAAATATTTATACAAGATAATTTAAGACAAACATATAAGGTGAGTGGATTTTCACAAGTGAATTCGCCAACTTTAGAGTTCTATGATGTTTTTAATTTTACCAATCAACCTATTTTACAAGAGAATATGTATAAATTATTTGATAGCAGTGGGCGCATATTAGTATTAAGGCCAGATATGACAACTCCAATAGCCAGAATCATTTCTACGAAAGTTAAGGATAAAGAATATCCATTAAAGCTTTGTTATACAGCAAATGTATTTAGAACTAATGAAAGTTTAGATGGTAAGTTAAGTGAGATTACTCAATCTGGAATAGAGATTATAGGCAGTAGTAATATAAGAGCTGATGCGGAAGTAATAATAACAGCTATAAGATCACTTAAAAATTTAGGAGTAAAGAATTTTAAAATAGATATAGGACAATCGGGTTTTTTCAAGGCATTAATAGAAGACATAAATATGCAAGGTGAAGATATAGAAAAACTAAGAAAGTTAATAGAGAATAAAAACTATGTTTCTCTTAGAAATTTTCTAAAGGAGAAAGAAAATTATATTGATGAGGAAAGTGCTTATATTTTATTTCAACTTCCTCAATTGTTTGGAGACATAAGTGTTCTTGATAAGGCAAAGAATATTACAAAAAATAGTAAAGCATTGAAAGCTGTAAATAATATTTATGACATTTATAGTGTGATAAGAGAAATAGGATTGGAAAACTATATATCTATTGACTTTGGTATGATTCAAAATATGAATTATTATACAGGAATAATTTTTAGAGCTTATGTAGAAGAAATTGGTGAATGTATTTTGAGTGGAGGAAGATATGACAACTTAACAGAAGAGTTTGGTGTAAACATTCCGGCTATAGGGTTTGCTATAAATGTAGACAATATTTTAGAAGTTATTAAAAGGCAGAATTTATTTTCTGATTCAGTGTGCAAAAAAATTTTAATACATTGCAATAGTAAATATTTCAAGGAAGCCTATAGGATTCTAGATACTATTCAAGATAAGGATATTATATGTGAATTAAGTTTATATGAAGATAAAAAAAATTCTTTAAATTATGCGAAAAATAACGAAACAGATACACTTATAAGCATTGAAGGCAATGAAAATATTAATATTATCAATACTCATACAGAAAAATATATTACGGTGAAATTAAATAAATTTATCAATATGTTTAAGGAGATATTAGAACTAGGTTAA
- the hisG gene encoding ATP phosphoribosyltransferase, whose translation MKKVNIALTKGRLEKETIKIFEAMNVNVGELKNKGRKLIFNCKNNFYDINIFLVKAQDVVTYVEYGAADIGIVGKDTLLETNKEFYEVLDLRIGKCRFALASIPGFKIDDGYRNEYRKKKIATKYPGVARKYFSKRGQDVEIIKIEGSVELAPIVKLADAIVDIVETGETLRENGLVIVEEICNISARMIVNKASMKTKREEIIKIIEETSKIID comes from the coding sequence ATGAAGAAGGTAAATATAGCATTGACAAAGGGCAGACTAGAAAAGGAAACAATAAAAATATTTGAAGCTATGAATGTTAACGTAGGTGAACTTAAGAATAAAGGAAGAAAACTTATTTTTAATTGTAAAAACAATTTTTATGATATAAATATTTTTCTTGTAAAAGCACAAGATGTAGTAACTTACGTTGAATATGGTGCTGCTGATATAGGGATAGTAGGAAAAGATACTTTACTTGAAACTAATAAGGAATTTTATGAGGTATTAGATTTAAGAATCGGTAAATGCAGATTTGCTTTGGCTTCTATTCCTGGATTTAAAATTGATGATGGATATAGGAATGAATATAGAAAAAAGAAGATAGCAACAAAATACCCTGGGGTAGCAAGAAAATATTTTTCTAAAAGAGGGCAAGATGTAGAGATTATAAAGATAGAGGGATCTGTAGAACTTGCACCTATTGTGAAATTAGCAGATGCTATAGTTGATATTGTAGAAACAGGGGAAACTCTTAGAGAAAATGGACTAGTTATAGTTGAGGAAATATGTAATATAAGTGCAAGAATGATAGTTAATAAAGCGAGTATGAAAACTAAAAGAGAAGAAATTATAAAAATAATAGAAGAAACAAGCAAGATAATTGATTAA
- the hisD gene encoding histidinol dehydrogenase, which translates to MINIIKLDNYNKKEYIDKLKNRAETVEKNIFTTVDNILKDIRINGDSSLIKYTNKYDSENINVQNLKVSVDEVKKAYENVDEEFVDAIKTAKENICFFHEKQKQNSWMTTKEDGIILGQQIRALDNVGIYVPGGSASYPSSVLMNAIPAKIAGVKKIIMITPPRKDGSINPNILVAADIAEVDEIYKVGGAQGIGALAYGTESIPKVDKIVGPGNIYVAMAKRSVYGFVDIDMIAGPSEILIIADGTGDAKYIGADLMSQAEHDTLASSVLVTTSENLAKQVKEEIGRQIMDLQRKDIISSSLKNYGSIIVVDNIKEAIDIANIFAPEHLEVMVEDPFLILGELKNAGSIFLGKYSPEPVGDYMAGPNHVLPTNGTSRFFSPLSVDDYIKKSSFIYYSKSGLLNVKDKVVKIAETEGLTAHANSIKVRFE; encoded by the coding sequence ATGATTAATATAATCAAGTTAGATAACTATAACAAAAAAGAGTATATAGATAAATTAAAAAATAGGGCAGAAACGGTTGAAAAAAATATATTTACTACTGTAGATAATATTTTAAAAGATATAAGGATAAATGGGGACTCTTCCTTAATAAAATACACAAATAAGTATGATAGTGAAAACATTAATGTACAAAATCTTAAAGTATCTGTAGATGAAGTTAAAAAAGCTTATGAAAATGTGGATGAAGAATTTGTAGATGCTATAAAAACAGCTAAAGAAAATATATGCTTTTTTCATGAAAAACAGAAACAGAATTCCTGGATGACTACAAAAGAAGATGGAATAATTCTTGGGCAGCAGATAAGAGCATTAGATAATGTTGGAATCTATGTACCAGGGGGAAGTGCCTCATATCCTTCTTCAGTTCTGATGAATGCAATCCCAGCAAAAATAGCAGGGGTAAAAAAAATTATAATGATAACTCCTCCAAGAAAAGATGGAAGTATAAATCCCAATATCCTTGTGGCTGCTGATATTGCTGAGGTAGATGAGATCTATAAAGTGGGTGGTGCACAAGGAATAGGTGCTCTTGCTTATGGAACAGAATCTATACCAAAGGTAGATAAAATAGTTGGACCTGGGAATATATATGTAGCTATGGCAAAAAGAAGTGTCTATGGTTTTGTGGATATAGATATGATAGCTGGGCCATCTGAAATACTTATTATAGCTGATGGTACAGGAGATGCCAAATATATAGGGGCAGACTTAATGTCACAAGCAGAACATGACACTTTGGCATCATCTGTATTAGTTACAACTTCTGAAAATTTAGCAAAACAGGTTAAAGAAGAAATTGGAAGACAAATAATGGATTTACAAAGAAAAGATATTATTTCATCTTCATTAAAGAATTATGGGTCTATTATAGTTGTAGATAATATTAAAGAAGCTATAGATATTGCTAATATATTTGCACCAGAACATTTAGAAGTAATGGTAGAAGACCCATTTTTAATTTTAGGTGAGTTAAAAAATGCAGGGTCAATATTTCTAGGCAAATATTCACCAGAACCAGTTGGAGATTATATGGCAGGGCCTAACCACGTGCTTCCTACTAATGGTACATCTAGATTTTTTTCACCTCTTTCAGTAGATGATTATATAAAAAAATCCAGTTTTATATATTACTCAAAATCTGGACTTTTAAATGTTAAAGATAAAGTAGTTAAAATAGCAGAAACAGAAGGGCTCACAGCACATGCTAATTCTATTAAGGTGAGGTTTGAATAA
- the hisB gene encoding imidazoleglycerol-phosphate dehydratase HisB produces the protein MKREASFYRKTNETEITADLCLDGEGLYDISTGIGFFDHMLKLMTKHGLLDITIKAKGDLEVDAHHTAEDVGIVLGQCLKTALKDKSGINRYGTSFVPMDETLALVSMDISGRPYIVFNCEFTVDKVGDMDTELVEEFLRAFSFNAGITLHARVLHGKNNHHMIEAIFKAIGRAIREAVSVDKRIKGVMSTKGDL, from the coding sequence TTGAAAAGAGAAGCAAGTTTTTATAGAAAAACCAATGAGACAGAAATAACTGCAGATTTATGTTTAGATGGAGAAGGCTTATATGATATAAGCACAGGCATAGGCTTTTTTGATCACATGTTAAAATTAATGACAAAACATGGGTTATTAGATATTACAATAAAGGCCAAAGGTGATCTTGAAGTAGATGCACATCATACAGCAGAAGATGTAGGAATAGTATTGGGACAATGCCTAAAAACTGCTTTGAAAGATAAAAGTGGAATAAATAGATATGGAACCTCATTTGTGCCAATGGATGAGACATTAGCTTTAGTATCTATGGACATTAGTGGAAGACCTTATATTGTGTTTAATTGTGAGTTTACTGTGGATAAAGTAGGAGATATGGATACAGAACTTGTGGAAGAATTTTTAAGAGCTTTTTCTTTTAATGCTGGAATAACACTTCATGCTAGAGTTTTACATGGAAAAAATAATCATCATATGATAGAAGCCATTTTTAAGGCAATAGGAAGAGCCATTAGAGAGGCCGTAAGTGTAGATAAAAGAATAAAAGGTGTCATGTCAACGAAAGGAGATTTATAG
- the hisI gene encoding phosphoribosyl-AMP cyclohydrolase translates to MNEKEYISNIDFSKLNGLVPAIIQDYKNDEVLMLAYMNKESLQKTMNTGTTWFWSRSRKELWNKGATSGHLQFVKSISIDCDYDTLLIKVEQVGAACHTGNRSCFYRQLK, encoded by the coding sequence ATGAATGAAAAAGAATATATATCAAATATTGATTTTTCTAAGTTAAATGGTTTAGTTCCTGCAATTATTCAGGATTATAAAAATGATGAAGTTTTAATGTTAGCTTATATGAACAAAGAATCTTTACAAAAAACTATGAATACTGGAACTACTTGGTTCTGGAGTAGGTCTAGGAAAGAGCTATGGAATAAAGGGGCAACATCAGGACATTTGCAATTTGTTAAGAGCATAAGTATAGACTGTGATTATGATACTTTGCTTATTAAAGTTGAACAAGTAGGAGCAGCATGTCACACAGGAAATAGAAGTTGTTTTTATAGACAACTAAAGTAA
- the hisA gene encoding 1-(5-phosphoribosyl)-5-[(5-phosphoribosylamino)methylideneamino]imidazole-4-carboxamide isomerase, whose amino-acid sequence MIVLPAIDLRDGKCVRLYKGDFNKSEVVAENALDVARKFKHSGSEFIHIVDLDGALAGKGVNEDIVSKVIEEIKVPIELGGGIRDIETIDKLIEKGVSRVILGTAALNNPELVKNSVKKYKEKIAVGIDARNGYVAVNGWLNVSSVHYLDFAEQMEDIGVKNIIFTDISRDGTLKGPNIEALISLKEKVNCNIIASGGIKSIEDVKKIKDMDLYGVIIGKAIYSETIDLKEAVILSKE is encoded by the coding sequence GTGATAGTTTTACCTGCAATAGATTTAAGAGATGGAAAGTGTGTAAGACTATATAAAGGAGATTTTAATAAATCAGAAGTTGTTGCAGAAAATGCTTTAGATGTAGCAAGAAAATTTAAACATTCAGGTTCAGAGTTTATTCATATAGTAGATTTGGATGGAGCATTAGCAGGAAAAGGTGTAAATGAAGATATAGTTTCAAAAGTTATAGAAGAAATTAAAGTCCCTATTGAGTTAGGCGGTGGTATAAGGGACATTGAAACTATAGATAAGCTTATAGAAAAAGGTGTTAGTAGAGTGATTTTAGGGACAGCTGCATTGAACAATCCTGAGCTTGTAAAGAATTCAGTTAAGAAATATAAAGAGAAGATTGCGGTAGGTATAGATGCTAGAAATGGTTATGTTGCTGTGAATGGATGGCTTAATGTAAGTAGTGTACATTACTTAGATTTTGCAGAACAAATGGAAGATATAGGAGTCAAAAATATTATTTTTACTGATATAAGTAGAGATGGTACTCTTAAAGGGCCTAATATAGAAGCTTTAATTTCTCTTAAAGAAAAAGTAAATTGTAATATTATAGCCTCAGGAGGAATTAAAAGTATAGAGGATGTAAAGAAAATAAAGGACATGGACTTGTATGGAGTTATTATTGGAAAAGCAATTTATTCTGAAACGATAGATTTAAAGGAAGCTGTAATTTTAAGTAAAGAATAG
- a CDS encoding phosphoribosyl-ATP diphosphatase: protein MSKDIVTEIYSIIESRKGKKIENSYTNYLFEKGLDKILKKVGEESTEVVLAAKNNNNEELILEICDLIYHLLVLMAEAGITTEEIEEELKKRREKIGNNKKERRKIDEY, encoded by the coding sequence ATGAGTAAAGATATTGTCACAGAAATATACTCTATTATAGAGAGTAGAAAAGGAAAAAAAATTGAGAATTCTTATACAAATTATTTATTTGAAAAAGGATTAGATAAAATTTTAAAGAAGGTTGGAGAGGAAAGTACAGAAGTTGTTTTAGCAGCAAAAAATAATAATAATGAGGAATTAATATTAGAAATTTGTGATTTAATATATCATCTATTAGTTCTTATGGCTGAGGCAGGTATTACTACAGAAGAGATAGAGGAGGAGCTTAAAAAAAGGAGAGAAAAAATAGGCAATAACAAAAAAGAGAGAAGAAAAATAGATGAATATTAA
- a CDS encoding WG repeat-containing protein, which produces MNDNNMLYPVIVDGKYGYIDNRGKLLIDTKFDYAEEFEGDFAIVEVDGKCGFINKDGEYVIQPKYEEVNNFKEGLAAVKLGYTWGYINEGGKEVIPNSFLDAYDFSEGIALVQIGGKQGYIDKEGNIIIEPKYNYAHNFKEGLAAVDINDKFGYIDKNENIIIPPKFIMANEFSEGLAAVEVKNGCGYINKDGDMVIDPKFDEVDDFYNGHALVGKEDLFGYINRDGEEVISIKYENIDIIGEELVAAQIEDKWGYLNLKGETVIEPKFNEAYDFKNGIAAVEVKNKLGYINKNGEYIWKPQR; this is translated from the coding sequence ATGAACGATAATAATATGCTTTATCCAGTAATTGTTGATGGAAAATATGGTTATATAGATAATAGAGGTAAATTATTAATAGATACAAAATTTGATTATGCAGAAGAGTTTGAAGGTGATTTTGCAATAGTAGAGGTTGATGGTAAGTGTGGATTTATAAATAAAGATGGAGAGTATGTTATCCAACCTAAATATGAAGAAGTGAATAATTTTAAAGAAGGATTAGCAGCAGTTAAATTAGGATATACATGGGGATACATAAATGAAGGTGGAAAAGAAGTAATTCCTAATTCTTTTTTAGATGCTTATGATTTTAGTGAGGGTATAGCTTTAGTACAAATTGGAGGTAAACAGGGATATATAGATAAAGAAGGTAATATAATTATAGAACCTAAATACAACTATGCTCATAATTTCAAAGAAGGATTGGCTGCTGTAGATATTAATGATAAATTCGGGTATATAGACAAAAATGAAAATATTATAATACCACCTAAGTTTATTATGGCTAACGAATTTTCAGAAGGATTAGCGGCAGTAGAAGTTAAAAATGGATGTGGATATATCAATAAAGATGGTGATATGGTTATTGACCCTAAATTCGATGAAGTAGATGATTTTTATAATGGGCATGCATTAGTTGGAAAAGAAGATTTATTTGGATATATAAACAGAGATGGAGAAGAAGTTATTTCTATAAAATATGAAAATATAGATATTATTGGAGAAGAATTGGTAGCTGCTCAGATAGAAGATAAATGGGGATATTTAAATCTTAAAGGAGAAACAGTTATAGAGCCTAAATTTAATGAGGCTTATGATTTTAAAAATGGCATAGCAGCAGTGGAAGTAAAAAACAAGTTAGGATATATAAATAAAAATGGGGAATATATCTGGAAACCTCAAAGATAA